In one uncultured Devosia sp. genomic region, the following are encoded:
- the lpxC gene encoding UDP-3-O-acyl-N-acetylglucosamine deacetylase codes for MKKLSTRQRTLAAAISFAGYGVHSGQSVTMTLSPGAPDSGLTINRIRPDGTPSDAVPVHFSRVARTTLCTTLDLGDSLSVATIEHVTSALTGMGVDNALITLDGSECPILDGSSRPFAEAILNVGLEIQPAQRKFLKVLRAVTVRNNDAFAVLEPYNGRCLDLEIDFDSKVIGRQRMIFDWTPRRYYEDVSRARTFGFQRDAKALRQAGYALGSSLDNSITLHDDRVLNPGGLRYEDEFVRHKLLDAIGDLSLGGLPIWGRFRSYKGGHALNAHVLGGLFSSEANYEIVSAENLPLEFEAFEEQPEGLAVNHYLRSVR; via the coding sequence ATGAAGAAACTGTCCACGCGTCAGCGCACCTTGGCTGCCGCGATTAGCTTTGCCGGTTACGGCGTTCATAGCGGCCAATCGGTTACCATGACGCTCAGCCCCGGTGCGCCCGACAGTGGCCTTACGATCAACCGCATTCGTCCCGACGGCACGCCGTCCGATGCGGTTCCCGTGCATTTTTCGCGCGTCGCGCGCACCACCCTGTGCACCACGCTCGATCTGGGCGACAGCCTGTCTGTCGCCACCATCGAGCATGTGACATCGGCCCTGACCGGCATGGGCGTCGACAACGCGCTGATCACGCTCGACGGCTCCGAGTGCCCGATTCTGGATGGCAGTTCGCGCCCTTTTGCCGAAGCGATCCTGAACGTCGGGCTGGAAATCCAGCCGGCGCAGCGCAAGTTCCTCAAGGTGCTGCGCGCCGTGACCGTGCGCAACAATGACGCGTTTGCCGTACTCGAGCCCTATAATGGCCGGTGCCTCGATCTCGAGATCGACTTCGACAGCAAGGTCATCGGCCGCCAGCGCATGATCTTCGACTGGACGCCGCGCCGCTATTATGAAGACGTGTCGCGCGCCCGCACCTTCGGTTTCCAGCGCGACGCCAAGGCCCTGCGCCAGGCCGGCTATGCGCTTGGTTCCAGCCTCGACAATTCCATTACCCTGCATGACGACCGCGTGCTCAATCCGGGCGGGCTGCGCTACGAAGACGAATTCGTGCGCCACAAGCTGCTCGATGCGATTGGCGATCTCTCGCTCGGCGGTCTTCCGATCTGGGGCCGCTTCCGCTCCTACAAGGGCGGTCATGCGCTGAACGCCCATGTGCTGGGCGGTCTCTTTTCGAGCGAAGCCAACTATGAGATAGTTAGCGCGGAGAACCTGCCGCTGGAGTTCGAGGCGTTCGAAGAACAGCCTGAAGGCCTGGCGGTAAATCACTATTTGCGGTCCGTGCGCTGA
- the ftsZ gene encoding cell division protein FtsZ codes for MTINLTIPDIQELKPRITVFGTGGAGGNAVNNMIESGLDGVDFVVANTDAQALALSKAQRIIQLGVGVTEGLGAGSHPEVGRAAAEESWDEINDHLSGSHMVFITAGMGGGTGTGAAPVIARAAREQGILTVGVVTKPFNFEGNRRARLAEDGIDELHRHVDTLIVIPNQNLFRVANEKTTFADAFGMADQVLFSGVACITDLMVKEGLINLDFADVRAVMRGMGKAMMGTGEASGEDRARHAAEAAIANPLLDDVSMHGARGLLISITGGPDLTLYEVDEAASRIREEVDPDCNIILGATYDPSLTGTLRVSVVATGTDATMVQALEPAKPHASRTPLEVRRHVPVEPARVQAERAALIAQQAPVTPAPVQQAIEHDVETAMAQAFNFETPAPSYQQHQHEDDGVFVEPYIPEAESIQEADEPVAVDDSPIPSVYVPSHAARPEGQRRMPRTEELPVVARRTQEVQDRQEAEPRNARALFKKLASNVGLNLGHQAPAPKDEPSYSPADDNAARSAIEAGGARTSRVAPQLDGARGNADQHGRQPAPAPQKESLEIPAFLRKHG; via the coding sequence ATGACCATCAACCTCACCATCCCGGATATCCAGGAACTCAAGCCGCGCATCACCGTCTTCGGTACGGGCGGCGCTGGCGGCAATGCCGTCAACAACATGATCGAGTCCGGCCTGGACGGTGTCGATTTCGTCGTGGCCAATACCGACGCTCAGGCCCTGGCTCTCAGCAAGGCCCAGCGCATCATCCAACTCGGCGTCGGCGTGACCGAGGGTCTGGGTGCTGGTTCGCATCCGGAAGTTGGTCGTGCGGCGGCTGAAGAAAGCTGGGACGAGATCAATGATCACCTCTCCGGCTCCCACATGGTGTTCATCACTGCCGGCATGGGCGGTGGCACGGGTACCGGCGCGGCGCCGGTCATTGCCCGCGCAGCACGCGAGCAGGGCATTCTGACGGTTGGCGTCGTCACCAAGCCGTTCAACTTCGAAGGCAATCGCCGTGCGCGTCTGGCCGAAGACGGCATCGACGAGCTGCATCGCCATGTCGATACGCTGATCGTCATTCCGAACCAGAACCTGTTCCGCGTGGCCAATGAAAAGACCACCTTCGCCGATGCCTTTGGCATGGCCGATCAGGTGCTGTTCTCCGGCGTTGCCTGCATCACCGACCTGATGGTCAAGGAAGGCCTGATCAACCTCGACTTCGCCGACGTGCGCGCTGTGATGCGCGGCATGGGCAAGGCGATGATGGGTACGGGCGAAGCTTCGGGTGAAGATCGTGCCCGCCACGCCGCCGAAGCTGCCATTGCCAATCCGCTGCTCGACGATGTGTCGATGCACGGGGCACGAGGCCTCCTGATCTCCATCACCGGTGGTCCGGACCTGACGCTTTATGAAGTCGATGAAGCCGCTTCGCGCATCCGCGAAGAAGTCGATCCCGATTGCAATATCATCCTTGGCGCGACCTACGATCCGAGCCTCACCGGCACGCTGCGTGTTTCGGTCGTGGCCACCGGTACCGATGCGACCATGGTGCAGGCTTTAGAGCCGGCCAAGCCGCATGCTTCGCGCACGCCGCTTGAAGTTCGCCGCCATGTGCCGGTCGAGCCGGCCCGTGTTCAGGCAGAACGCGCTGCTCTGATTGCTCAGCAGGCTCCTGTCACTCCGGCGCCCGTTCAGCAGGCGATCGAGCATGACGTCGAGACCGCCATGGCGCAGGCCTTCAACTTCGAAACGCCCGCTCCGTCCTACCAGCAGCATCAGCATGAAGACGATGGCGTCTTCGTCGAACCCTATATCCCGGAAGCCGAAAGCATCCAGGAGGCCGACGAGCCTGTCGCCGTGGATGATTCGCCGATCCCCAGCGTCTATGTGCCGTCGCACGCCGCTCGCCCCGAGGGTCAGCGTCGCATGCCGCGCACCGAGGAACTGCCGGTTGTTGCTCGCCGGACACAGGAAGTGCAGGATCGTCAGGAAGCGGAGCCGCGCAATGCACGGGCCCTGTTCAAGAAACTGGCCTCCAATGTCGGCCTGAACCTGGGTCACCAGGCGCCGGCTCCTAAGGATGAACCGAGCTATTCGCCGGCCGACGACAATGCTGCCCGCAGCGCCATTGAGGCAGGCGGCGCAAGGACTTCCCGGGTTGCTCCGCAGCTCGATGGTGCCCGTGGCAACGCCGACCAGCATGGTCGCCAGCCCGCTCCGGCACCGCAGAAGGAGAGCCTCGAGATCCCGGCCTTCCTGCGTAAACACGGTTAA
- a CDS encoding NAD(P)H-dependent oxidoreductase: MTIKPRIGIIISTTRKARFADKPAQWLLDLARKRDDADFEIVDLRDYPMPFFDEDQSPVWVPPANAAAQAWGRKMAELDGYVVITAEYNHSVSGVLKNALDYAYAEYNRKPVTFVGYGGLGASRAVEQLRQVFAELQVASLKHTVHINTPELIGLMRDGKSFADYPYLAASAEIMLDDLVWWTNVLSEGRRAVPAAVFDPAKALAAAGA; the protein is encoded by the coding sequence ATGACCATCAAGCCCCGTATCGGCATTATCATCAGCACCACCCGCAAGGCGCGCTTTGCCGACAAGCCAGCGCAATGGCTGCTGGACCTCGCGCGCAAGCGCGACGACGCCGATTTCGAAATCGTCGACCTGCGAGATTATCCAATGCCGTTTTTCGACGAGGACCAGTCGCCCGTCTGGGTGCCGCCGGCCAATGCGGCCGCACAGGCCTGGGGGCGCAAGATGGCCGAGCTCGATGGCTATGTGGTCATCACCGCCGAGTACAATCACTCCGTGTCCGGCGTGCTCAAGAATGCGCTCGACTACGCCTATGCCGAATATAACCGCAAGCCGGTGACCTTCGTGGGCTATGGCGGGCTGGGTGCCTCCCGTGCCGTCGAGCAATTGCGCCAGGTCTTTGCCGAGCTGCAGGTCGCCTCGCTCAAGCACACCGTCCATATCAACACGCCCGAACTGATCGGGTTGATGCGCGACGGCAAGAGCTTTGCCGATTACCCCTATCTCGCGGCTTCTGCCGAAATCATGCTCGATGATCTGGTCTGGTGGACCAATGTCCTGTCCGAGGGACGCAGGGCCGTGCCGGCCGCCGTGTTTGATCCCGCCAAGGCCCTGGCCGCTGCCGGGGCTTAA